GTTGATGATGTCGGCCACACCGAAGATTTGCATAGTTGCCACTGATTTCGCTTGATCCCAACACGCCAGCACACCCACCAACTACCGAGTGAAACGCGCGGCTGCTTTGGGGTGCCGCGACCGAGAAGCCCTCGCCTAGTTGGTGAGGTTCAGCGTGATGCTCGTGCCGGCATCACCAAAAGTGGCCACATAGGAATCCGCCGGTACATCAGCGGTGTCAGCGTTGGCTCCGCCGGAACTGACTAGGGCGAAATCTTGATCGTAGATCTTCCACGCCTGCTGCCCGACAAGCCTGAGCGTTCCTGCTACTGAGATTTTGCGCCATTCCGCGAAGTTCTCAGCACCGATCCTGACCGAGTTTTGACCCACCGCCAGTCGCGGGACCGTCGACGCCGGGCGCAGCTGGCTGCTGGCGAATGATAACCACTCGTCTCCCCCTCGCTCGGTGAACGCAACGTCGAACATGTCCCGGCCGAACAGGTATGGAATAGTCAAGAACATCGTTCCGACGCTGCTGCTACCTGCAGCATTGAACGGCACCATTGATGCCATCCCGTCCGCTAGCAAGTAACCCTGCAGACCTGGGATAGATTTCACTGTGATCGCGGGCGGGACGGCGGCCCAAATAGCCGACTCCGGGTCTTCATTCGCCAGTAACCATGACTGGTTCACCCGCTGATCCCAGGCAGCGGCCGGTTGGCTACCACCACGTACTTTCTGTCCCACGACTAAATCCTCGGAAAATACCGCAGGGTCGCCAGCTGAGCGTTTCACAAGAAATTTGCGTCCCCATGCGGCCTGCGACCTAATCGACGTGCCATCCCCCGACGTAGACCAAAAGGCCCCATCCGCACGTTGCCGATAACGGCCCGGAGTCACCACGCCACCACTGGCCTCGCTGACAAGTGGCTTCACTCGTAGCACCCGGTTGTCGTTCGCGGATACCTTGTAGGCCAAACCAGAAGCGAGGTAGGTACCGGTGATCCGGCGCACCTGTTTCTTGCTGGGTTTCCGCTTGGCGGGGGGACCCGATATGTCAGCAGGCATTCGGGCGATCTCACCGGATTCGGTCAGGGCGTTGAGGAGCACAACTCTTCCCACTGCTGCGGCCTTGCTTGAGGACATCGATCCGGCCGTGAGGACAATCACGGCCAAGTTGTTGTTCGGCGCGATCATGAAACTTGCGTGATGCTGCAGCGTATCCCCACTCTTATTCCACCCAGTAACTCCCGCCACTGCAAGTCCTGGTTCCGCCACGGTGTCCCACCCCAACCCGTAGCGCCAGGAGTCCGGCGATCCGACCTTGAGTGTGGTCTCGGTCTGATCCTTGGCCATTCGGCGCACCGCTGCCCGCGAAAGGACCCGGGTGCCCCCGACCTTGCCCGCACCAAGAAACACCCGAGCCAGTCTTGTCATGTCTTTGGTGGTCGACACCAAGCCACCAGCCGCGTAGACATTAGCGACCTGCGTCGGCTCTTCCTCAACAAAGCCGCTGACTCGCGCGATGTCTCCGGGAAGCGGCTCTGTCGTCAGAAAGCCAGAGCGATCCATCCCCAACGGATCCAGAATCTGTTGCGTCACATACTCGGTGAACGGCTGGTTCGCGACCCTCTCCACCACAATGCCAGCCAGCGTGAAGCAGTCGTTGCAGTAGACGTTCACAGACCCCGGGGTGGTCTTTAGCTGTGACTCGGCCAGCGCGCGCAGCAATCGCTGCGAATAGCCGGGAATGGGCGCGAAACTGAACGCATTGGCGTAGTCGGTGCCAGGTAGCCCGGCAGAGTGATTAAGCAACATCCGCACCGTGATCTGCCGGTACTGCGGTGACTTCATCCTGAAGTCCGGTACATAGCGCACGACTGGTGCATCCAACGACAACTTCCCCGCATCAACGAGTTGCTGGACGGCCATCGTCGTCACCACTTTGCTGACCGATCCGATTCCGTAGCGGGTGCTGGCGGACGGTGTACGACCTTGCGCATTCACCTGACCGAAGCCCTGACGCCACACCACTCGCTTGCCCGCGACAAGCGCCACCGCCGCCGAAGTTCCTGCTGAATCCCGCAGTTGTTCGCGAACTGCTCGGCGCCCCGCACGGATAGTCGCATCAAAAGCGCCGCGTCTGCTGACTTCCGTACCAACTACCGAGTCGGTTACCTCAAAAATGCTCTTGCTGTCATCCGTTGCTGCAGCTGCGGGGAACTGAGCCATCGACGTCACGGTGACTACAGCCGCCAATACCGCTAACGGCAGCGGCCTGACTAGTCGCCCAATAGACACCACAGTTCAACCTAACTTCGGTGCGACAAGCGGAGCAACCGGCTGCGCGAGCCACCCGTTCGGCTGATGCGACTACACCGAAGGCCCGAGCTCTTTCTCCCGATACAGCGCTCGATCTGCTTCGGCCAGCAGCCCATTCCGATCCGAACTTCCGTAACCCAGCGTACTGCCCAATGAGACACTCACGGGGACGGATCGGCCACCAACTGCGAACTCCCGGTTCACATTGCTTCGAACTGAGTCGACAACGGCATCGGAGTCCGACGCGCCTGCCAAATCACTCAGTACGACAACACACTCATCGCCGCCCTCGCCAGCGTGCCATCCACTCTCCGATACAGCGCCCGCCGGTTATACAGACCGGTCGGCGAATCCCGCTGCGCTAACTCAAGGGCAACCACTGCCCGCTTCGCTTCACGATGCATCCCGTTGACCGCCAGTGCAATCACTGGAACCGAGAACACCAGTGACAGCATTGCTATTTGTGCCACGAGCACACTCAGCCAAGGGGAACCTCGTTGGTATTCCTCGGCGAATAGGACAAAGACAACTGTCACTGCGGCTATCTGGCCAGCAACCCATCGCGGTCCGCAACGCAGCGCAGACCACACCAACGGCGGCACAAGTGCCCAACGCAGCCACTCGGTAGTTGTTACCGCGACTACGGTCGCGACGACGACTACTTACTCCACTCGGCTTTCTTGGCTGCGGCTCATTTGTTGGCGCCCGCTTTTTTAGCGACCTTGCTGCGCCACTGATAACCAGCGATTGCGCCACTGCCATCAGAGGTTGGTGCAGTACCCATCAAGCTGTTGAAGTTTGCGGTCCCGTTCGGTGAAAAGCCAGCGTCCGTCACACCATCGGCCTGGTAGCGCACTCCTTCCTTGCTGCCTCCCCAGCCTCCACCCACCACAATGTCACCGGTGGACTGTACGCCGAGGCGCCTCGGATACTGCGTCTGACCGAGGGGTGCTCCGTCCTGATAGGCACTAGTAAGGGAGCTAACGCCTGATCCGCCCTTGCCCAGCAGCGCTAGCTTGCTAGCCGGAGTAGTGACATTCCCCCGACCACAATCTCCTCCATGAGCCCCCGCGCTGCCAGAGTCTTGCCAACCAGGGAAAGGCTGCTAACAAAGAGGATCGAGTT
The window above is part of the Actinomycetes bacterium genome. Proteins encoded here:
- a CDS encoding beta-lactamase family protein produces the protein MAQFPAAAATDDSKSIFEVTDSVVGTEVSRRGAFDATIRAGRRAVREQLRDSAGTSAAVALVAGKRVVWRQGFGQVNAQGRTPSASTRYGIGSVSKVVTTMAVQQLVDAGKLSLDAPVVRYVPDFRMKSPQYRQITVRMLLNHSAGLPGTDYANAFSFAPIPGYSQRLLRALAESQLKTTPGSVNVYCNDCFTLAGIVVERVANQPFTEYVTQQILDPLGMDRSGFLTTEPLPGDIARVSGFVEEEPTQVANVYAAGGLVSTTKDMTRLARVFLGAGKVGGTRVLSRAAVRRMAKDQTETTLKVGSPDSWRYGLGWDTVAEPGLAVAGVTGWNKSGDTLQHHASFMIAPNNNLAVIVLTAGSMSSSKAAAVGRVVLLNALTESGEIARMPADISGPPAKRKPSKKQVRRITGTYLASGLAYKVSANDNRVLRVKPLVSEASGGVVTPGRYRQRADGAFWSTSGDGTSIRSQAAWGRKFLVKRSAGDPAVFSEDLVVGQKVRGGSQPAAAWDQRVNQSWLLANEDPESAIWAAVPPAITVKSIPGLQGYLLADGMASMVPFNAAGSSSVGTMFLTIPYLFGRDMFDVAFTERGGDEWLSFASSQLRPASTVPRLAVGQNSVRIGAENFAEWRKISVAGTLRLVGQQAWKIYDQDFALVSSGGANADTADVPADSYVATFGDAGTSITLNLTN